GGCTTTCCCTCCACACTATATATAAGTTTTTTATTGATTGATATCCATGTTTGGATCCAGCGCATCGCGCAATCCGTCGCCAACGACGTTAAAGGCGAAAACGACGAGCATAATAGCGATGCCTGGAACGACCGTCATGTGCGGCGACGTCCACATAAACGCCTGGCCAGCGGCAATCATGGCCCCCCACTCCGGCGTCGGCGGCTGAGCGCCAAGCCCCAAATAGCTGAGCGAGGCAGCAGATAAAATGGCAGTTGCCATGCGCATCGTCGCAAACACAATGATCGGCGCCAAACAGTTTGGCAAAATATGCTTGATGATAATGCGGGCGTTGCTCGCCCCGAGCGCTTTCATCGCCAAAATATATTCGCGATTTTTTACTGACAAGACGCTGCCGCGGACGATGCGGGCGCATGTCGGGATCGACCAAATACTGATAGCGATCGCCACATTAATCAAGCCGGTGCCTAAAATGGCGATGATAAGCATGGCAAGCAAAATTCCCGGAAACGCAAACAGCAAGTCGACAATCCGCATGATCAGTCCGTCGAGTTTTCTGTAATACCCTGCTAACAGGCCGAGCACCACCCCGCCGATCAGCCCTAAGCTGACGGAAACGATGCCGACAACGAGGGAAATGCGAGCGCCATACACGATGCGACTCCAGATATCCCGCCCGTAGTTATCGGTTCCGAGCCAATGTCCATCGGAAAAAACCGGCAGCTCAGCCGCTGACAAATTTTGCTTTATCGGATCATGGGTGGCGAGCCACGGGGCGAAGATGGCCATGAGTACTTGAATAGCGATGATGACAAGCCCCACAACTGCCAACTTGTTTTTCAGCAACCGCTTGATCGTGGTGATGTACATTTTTTCTTTCTTGCGTCCAAGGCCGGCTGTGGCATGGCCTGTATTCACCGCTGCACCGGTTTCCATCGATTTTCCCCCTTTCTATCGTTCTTTTAATCGTAACTAATACGCGGGTCGATAAACGTATAAATAATGTCAACAATCAGGTTGACTAAGACAAACAACGTAGCAACAAGCAAGACGGAGCCTTGCACCATCGGGAAGTCCCGGGCGGCAATGGCTTGCACCATCAGGCGGCCGACGCCGTTAATGGCAAAAACCTGTTCGGTGATGATCGTGCCGCCGAGCAAAAAACCAAAGTTTAAGCCAATAACAGTAATGACTGGAATCATGGCGTTGCGCAAGGCATGCACCCAAATGACCGTCCGCTCTCTTAAGCCTTTGGCCCGTGCTGTCCGAATAAAGTCGGCTCGGATGACCTCGAGCATCGACGAACGGCTCATTCTCGCAATCATCGCCGCTGACCCGGTCCCGAGCGTAATGGCCGGCAGCACCAGCTGCTTCAACCCTTCTGCCGTATAAAACGGCTGATCCAGCCCGCCGACTGGAAGCAACTGCAAGTTGACCGCGAAAATTAAAATGAGTACGGTGCCAAGCCAAAAGTTCGGGATCGAAATGCCTGCCAAAGCAAAGACGGTGCTGGAGACGTCAAACCATGAATTTTGCCGGATGGCAGAAATAATGCCGGCAACGACACCAATGATTACCGCCACAATAATGCTGGCAATGGCTAGCTTAAGCGTGTTCGGAAACCGCGTCATGATCGCTTCCCACACCGGCTGCTTCGTTTGGTACGAATAGCCGAGATCGCCATGAAACAGCCCGTTCATGTAGCGGCCATACTGGACAAGGAACGGGTCGTTAAGCCCTAAATCTTCGCGGATGGCGTCGATGTCTGACTGTGATGCGGTCGGGCCAGCAATGATCGTTGCTGGGTCCCCCGGAGCGATATACATGCTCGTAAAGACAAGGAACGAGATACCGACCAATAGGAGGATAAGCTGAAAAAATCTTCTGACAATCATCCCCGCCATCATATTCACTCCTTTCTGTTGTTTATATAAAAGAGAATTTTATATGCATTTGTTAATTAAAATTAAATTGATATTTAACAAAGTTAATTTTTATTTTGTTTTTTATGATTATATAGGAATTCGAATCATTTTTCTACATAATTCTCAAAAAAATTGAATTTTTTATTATGAATAAAAAACGCCCCTTTACGGGACGCTTTTTACCGGGCTTCACGGCCCTACCAGAGGCGGCGGCTACAACTTCAACCCCGTCCGACTCTTAAAGCGGCGAAGCAAAATATGGCTTTCAACTCTCGTAATGCCTTCCAACGCGTACAACTCGTTATTGATGAATTTTTCAAGGGCGGCAAAATCTTCAACGAGGACATGCATATGGAGTGTGCTCGGGCCTGTCATTTGGTAGCAGCTCGCTACATTCGGGTTTTCGGCCAGCTTTTGCGCTACTTCGACCAAATACGCTGGTTCACAGTCGACCTCGAAAAACGCTGAAACTTGCTTGCCGAATTTCTCTGAATTGATGACAACGGTGAACTTTTCAATCACACCGTGCTTGACGAGCTGATTGACCCGCTCGCGGACGGCGACGCGCGAAAGGTTCAGCTTTTTGCCGATGTCGACGTACGACATGCGGCCATCTTCAATCAACAGTTCAAGAATTTTGCGGTCGATGTCATCTAGTTTCATCGCCTTGTCACCCGCCTAGCATCCATTTTTCTATCATTATAACGGCTCTAGCATGAGGTTAAAAGCTTTTTCAATCCCCGTCCGCAGCCCCTGCGGTGCAAAAGTCTCGTGGAACGACGATGAAAAAAGACCCGCCCGCTTGTCTTGGCAAACGGACAGGCCTTTTCGTCGCGTTTTTCGTTTCCTCTTGCTCGACGCCTTGTCGATTACGCTCTTGCCATGCCGATCGAGGCGTCTGGCGTTTTGTAGGATGAAGCATCGTTGTTTTCGTCTTGATGGTTGTCGCTTGGCGTCGTCGAATGGTCGTCAGCCGATGGTTGTTCATTCGCTGGGTTTTCGTCTGTCGGCGCTGTTTCGTCACTTGGAATCAATTCTTTTTCTTTGCTCGTGGCGGCGCGATCGGTTCCCGTTTTGTCTTCCGCTTTGTCAGTCAAAGCCGTCAACGGTTTGTCGACATAGTCGATCGGGTTGACCGCCCGGCCGTCTTTGCGAATTTCAAAGTGGACGTGGATGCCGGCTTCTTTGTTGAATTCGCTTTGCCCTGCCTTGCCGATCACTTCACCTTGTTTCACCGTGTCGCCGGCTTCGACTTTCACATCAGCGAGCGATTGATAGACGGTCGTGACCCCTTGTTCATGATTGATTTCGACAACATAGCCCAAAATCGGGTCTTTTTCCGCTTTCGTCACCGTGCCGCTTAAGGAAGCGGTGACATCAAACGTTTTGCCGTCTTGGCGCACAAGATCGATGCCTTGGTTCGGGTGGTACGTATGATCATAAAAGACGAGGGCTGCTTCCTGTTCTGCTTCCGATGCTTTGTCATCGTAGAATGGCGTTTTCACTTGCACCGCATTTGGATCAAGCACCGGCATCGCAATCGTTTCGACCGTTTCATTGACCGGAACAGCCGGATTTTCTTGCTGGGCGGTGCCGTTTTTCGCCACGTTGTCTCTGCCCGTATTCTCCTCTTTGCCCAATTGGAACCAAAGCGCACCAGCGACGATTAATGCGGCAGACGATAAATAGATCGCCGGAAATACCCAACGTTTGCGGAACAGACGCTTCAGCGACGATTGTTTTTGTTCCTCTCT
Above is a window of Geobacillus thermoleovorans DNA encoding:
- a CDS encoding ABC transporter permease gives rise to the protein METGAAVNTGHATAGLGRKKEKMYITTIKRLLKNKLAVVGLVIIAIQVLMAIFAPWLATHDPIKQNLSAAELPVFSDGHWLGTDNYGRDIWSRIVYGARISLVVGIVSVSLGLIGGVVLGLLAGYYRKLDGLIMRIVDLLFAFPGILLAMLIIAILGTGLINVAIAISIWSIPTCARIVRGSVLSVKNREYILAMKALGASNARIIIKHILPNCLAPIIVFATMRMATAILSAASLSYLGLGAQPPTPEWGAMIAAGQAFMWTSPHMTVVPGIAIMLVVFAFNVVGDGLRDALDPNMDINQ
- the nikB gene encoding nickel ABC transporter permease — its product is MAGMIVRRFFQLILLLVGISFLVFTSMYIAPGDPATIIAGPTASQSDIDAIREDLGLNDPFLVQYGRYMNGLFHGDLGYSYQTKQPVWEAIMTRFPNTLKLAIASIIVAVIIGVVAGIISAIRQNSWFDVSSTVFALAGISIPNFWLGTVLILIFAVNLQLLPVGGLDQPFYTAEGLKQLVLPAITLGTGSAAMIARMSRSSMLEVIRADFIRTARAKGLRERTVIWVHALRNAMIPVITVIGLNFGFLLGGTIITEQVFAINGVGRLMVQAIAARDFPMVQGSVLLVATLFVLVNLIVDIIYTFIDPRISYD
- a CDS encoding Lrp/AsnC family transcriptional regulator; protein product: MKLDDIDRKILELLIEDGRMSYVDIGKKLNLSRVAVRERVNQLVKHGVIEKFTVVINSEKFGKQVSAFFEVDCEPAYLVEVAQKLAENPNVASCYQMTGPSTLHMHVLVEDFAALEKFINNELYALEGITRVESHILLRRFKSRTGLKL
- a CDS encoding M23 family metallopeptidase — protein: MREEQKQSSLKRLFRKRWVFPAIYLSSAALIVAGALWFQLGKEENTGRDNVAKNGTAQQENPAVPVNETVETIAMPVLDPNAVQVKTPFYDDKASEAEQEAALVFYDHTYHPNQGIDLVRQDGKTFDVTASLSGTVTKAEKDPILGYVVEINHEQGVTTVYQSLADVKVEAGDTVKQGEVIGKAGQSEFNKEAGIHVHFEIRKDGRAVNPIDYVDKPLTALTDKAEDKTGTDRAATSKEKELIPSDETAPTDENPANEQPSADDHSTTPSDNHQDENNDASSYKTPDASIGMARA